The Thermococcus thermotolerans genome contains a region encoding:
- a CDS encoding aminotransferase class I/II-fold pyridoxal phosphate-dependent enzyme codes for MLEPVKFSTYHGGAREEGLLDFSASLNPYPPEWLDEMFERSKEISDRYPYYERLEEELRELIDQPVTVTAGITEALYLLGILALRGRKVVIPRHTYGEYERVARIFGAKVIKGSNDPERLAELVEGNSVVFFCNPNNPDGSFHRVRELRPLLDAVEDKKALLVLDEAFIDFVEKPESPEGESIVKLRTFTKSYGLPGIRVGYVIGFKEAFRSVRMPWSIGSTGVAFLEFVIEDGFEHLRKTMPLIWREKKRLEKALKVKSDANFFIKRIGNAKEFVEALKRRGILVRDCESFGLPEYVRFSVRKPEENERLIEAFRELGEGF; via the coding sequence ATGCTTGAGCCCGTGAAGTTCTCAACCTACCACGGCGGTGCGAGGGAAGAAGGTTTGCTCGACTTCTCGGCATCCCTAAACCCGTATCCCCCGGAATGGCTTGACGAAATGTTTGAGCGCTCCAAAGAGATAAGCGATCGCTATCCATACTACGAGAGGCTTGAGGAGGAATTGAGAGAGCTCATCGACCAACCTGTAACGGTGACCGCTGGAATCACTGAGGCACTCTACCTCCTAGGAATCCTCGCGCTCCGCGGGAGGAAGGTGGTAATCCCCCGCCACACCTACGGCGAGTACGAGAGGGTTGCGCGGATTTTTGGAGCGAAGGTCATCAAAGGCTCCAACGATCCAGAAAGGCTGGCGGAACTCGTCGAGGGAAACTCCGTTGTATTTTTCTGCAACCCCAACAACCCCGACGGCAGTTTCCACCGCGTCAGAGAGCTTAGACCCCTTCTCGATGCTGTGGAGGATAAAAAAGCCCTCCTCGTTCTCGACGAGGCCTTCATAGACTTTGTTGAAAAGCCGGAAAGTCCGGAAGGGGAAAGCATAGTGAAGCTCAGAACCTTCACCAAGAGCTACGGCCTGCCTGGAATAAGGGTCGGCTACGTCATCGGCTTTAAGGAGGCCTTCAGAAGCGTCAGAATGCCCTGGAGCATAGGCTCAACAGGCGTTGCCTTCCTCGAATTCGTGATTGAAGACGGCTTCGAGCACCTGAGGAAGACGATGCCCCTAATCTGGCGGGAAAAGAAGAGGCTGGAAAAGGCGCTAAAGGTTAAAAGCGACGCCAACTTCTTCATCAAGCGCATTGGCAATGCAAAGGAATTCGTTGAGGCCCTCAAGAGGCGTGGAATCCTCGTGAGGGACTGTGAGAGCTTCGGCCTGCCGGAATACGTCCGCTTTTCAGTTAGAAAGCCCGAGGAGAACGAGAGGCTGATTGAGGCCTTCCGAGAGCTGGGAGAAGGGTTTTAA
- a CDS encoding class I SAM-dependent methyltransferase yields the protein MHELYTALAEYYDAIYRRRAERIGKEIDFVEELFRNEAEREVTRVLDLACGTGIPTLELARCGYQVTGLDLHDEMLAVARRKAEREGFNIEFIQGNALEIDFEEEFDAVTMFFSSIMYFDDSAIQQLFNSVKRVLKPGGVFIADFPCWFYGGRNGPIVWDERKGDERLIITDWREVKPATQKLHFKRLVQILKPNGSVRAFMVDDELNIYTPREMNTRRLGTSESSCTGGEDDFFILFSFKQCGR from the coding sequence ATGCATGAGCTCTACACGGCCCTTGCCGAGTACTACGACGCGATTTATAGGAGAAGGGCCGAACGAATTGGGAAAGAGATAGACTTCGTGGAGGAGCTCTTCCGGAACGAGGCAGAGAGGGAAGTAACGCGGGTTCTCGACCTCGCCTGCGGAACCGGGATTCCAACGCTCGAACTCGCGAGGTGCGGATATCAGGTTACAGGCCTAGACCTCCATGATGAGATGCTGGCCGTTGCGAGAAGAAAAGCCGAAAGGGAAGGGTTTAACATTGAGTTCATCCAGGGAAACGCGCTTGAGATTGATTTTGAGGAGGAGTTTGATGCGGTTACCATGTTCTTCTCCTCAATTATGTATTTCGATGATTCTGCAATTCAACAATTATTTAATTCGGTAAAACGGGTCTTAAAGCCAGGAGGGGTTTTCATCGCCGACTTCCCATGCTGGTTCTACGGCGGGAGGAACGGCCCGATAGTATGGGACGAGCGGAAGGGCGATGAGCGGTTAATCATAACAGACTGGCGCGAGGTCAAGCCGGCGACACAAAAACTCCACTTCAAGCGGCTGGTTCAAATCCTCAAGCCCAACGGGAGCGTTAGGGCCTTCATGGTGGATGACGAGCTCAACATCTACACCCCGAGGGAGATGAATACGAGAAGGCTTGGAACTTCGGAAAGCTCGTGTACGGGTGGAGAAGATGATTTTTTTATTTTATTTTCATTTAAACAATGCGGTAGGTGA
- a CDS encoding valine--tRNA ligase: protein MLPKTYDPNEIEPKWQKFWLDEKIYKYELDEKRPSYAIDTPPPFTSGTLHLGHVLSHTWIDIIARYKRMTGYNVLFPQGFDNHGLPTELKVEKEFGISKDQPEKFLQKCVEWTWQAIEAMRNQFIRIGYSADWDLEYHTMDDWYKAAVQKSLLEFYEKGMLYRDKHPVYWCPRCRTSLAKAEVGYVEEDGYLYYIKLPLADGSGYVPIATTRPELMPACVAVFVHPDDERYKDVVGKKVKLPIFEREVPVIADEDVDPEFGTGAVYNCTYGDEQDVVWQKRYNLPVIIAINEDGTMNENAGPYAGLKTEEVRERIAEDLEKMGLLYKKQKVHHRVLRHTERSSCMAPIELLPKTQWFIKVKDFTDEIVKVAKEINWYPEDMFLRLKDWAESMDWDWVISRQRVFGTTLPFWVCKNGHVVPAREEDLPVDPRFDKPPVEKCPVCGAELEPVTDVLDCWIDSSITPLIITRWHEAIKGDEEAKRWFEHNFPTALRPQGTDIIRTWAFYTIFRTHVLTGQKPWKDVLINGMVAGPDGRKMSKSYGNVVAPDEVIPKYGADALRLWTALAPPGEDHPFKWETVDYNYRFLQKVWNIYRFAERHLSDFDPKEAPEELEPLDRWILSRLHRVIKFATEEMERYRFNLLTRELMTFVWHEVADDYIEMIKYRLYGDDEESKLKAKAALYELLYNVMLLLAPLAPHITEELYQEMFKGHVGAKSVHLLEWPKYDEGRISEEAEKLGELAREIVGAMRRYKNSHGLALNAKLKHVAIYATDSYEALKAIEKDIAGTMNIERLEIIQGEPELEERITEIKPNFRTVGPRYGKLVPKITTYLKENAEEVARALKETGKVEFEVEGQRVELGKEDIVLRKAVFSEGEEVETAVVGDAVVVFF, encoded by the coding sequence ATGCTCCCTAAGACCTACGACCCGAACGAGATTGAGCCGAAGTGGCAGAAGTTCTGGCTGGATGAGAAAATCTACAAGTACGAGCTCGACGAGAAGAGGCCGAGCTACGCGATAGACACTCCGCCCCCGTTCACGAGCGGAACGCTCCACCTTGGTCACGTGCTCAGCCACACCTGGATCGACATAATCGCGCGCTACAAGAGGATGACCGGCTACAACGTGCTCTTTCCCCAGGGCTTTGACAACCACGGTCTCCCGACCGAGCTGAAGGTCGAGAAGGAGTTCGGAATAAGCAAGGATCAGCCGGAGAAGTTCCTCCAGAAGTGCGTTGAGTGGACCTGGCAGGCCATCGAGGCGATGAGAAACCAGTTCATAAGGATAGGCTACTCGGCCGACTGGGACCTGGAGTACCACACGATGGACGACTGGTACAAGGCTGCCGTGCAGAAGTCCCTCCTTGAGTTCTACGAGAAGGGCATGCTCTACCGCGACAAGCACCCGGTCTACTGGTGTCCAAGATGCAGGACGAGTCTGGCTAAGGCTGAAGTCGGCTACGTCGAGGAGGACGGCTATCTCTACTACATCAAGCTCCCGCTCGCTGACGGTTCCGGCTACGTGCCCATAGCCACCACGAGGCCCGAGCTGATGCCGGCCTGTGTTGCTGTCTTTGTCCACCCGGACGATGAGAGGTATAAGGACGTCGTGGGCAAGAAGGTGAAGCTCCCGATATTCGAGCGTGAGGTGCCGGTCATAGCCGATGAGGACGTTGACCCCGAGTTCGGAACCGGTGCGGTCTACAACTGTACCTACGGCGACGAGCAGGACGTCGTCTGGCAGAAGCGCTACAACCTGCCGGTTATCATAGCGATCAACGAAGACGGCACGATGAACGAGAACGCCGGCCCCTACGCCGGGCTTAAGACGGAGGAGGTGCGCGAGAGAATAGCTGAGGACCTCGAAAAGATGGGCCTGCTCTATAAGAAGCAGAAGGTCCACCACCGCGTGCTGAGGCACACCGAGAGGAGCTCCTGTATGGCACCCATCGAGCTGCTCCCCAAGACCCAGTGGTTCATCAAGGTGAAGGACTTCACGGACGAGATAGTGAAGGTGGCTAAGGAGATAAACTGGTACCCAGAGGATATGTTCCTCCGCCTGAAGGACTGGGCCGAGAGCATGGACTGGGACTGGGTCATAAGCAGGCAGAGGGTCTTTGGAACGACGCTCCCGTTCTGGGTCTGCAAGAACGGCCACGTTGTTCCGGCTAGGGAAGAAGACCTTCCGGTTGACCCGCGCTTCGACAAGCCGCCCGTGGAGAAGTGCCCGGTCTGCGGTGCCGAGCTTGAGCCCGTTACTGATGTCCTCGACTGCTGGATAGACTCCAGCATAACCCCGCTCATCATAACCCGGTGGCACGAGGCCATCAAGGGCGACGAGGAGGCCAAGCGCTGGTTCGAGCACAACTTCCCGACCGCTCTCAGGCCGCAGGGAACGGACATCATCAGAACGTGGGCATTCTACACGATATTCAGAACCCACGTCCTCACCGGCCAGAAGCCCTGGAAGGACGTTCTCATTAACGGAATGGTGGCCGGCCCGGACGGCAGGAAGATGAGCAAGAGCTACGGCAACGTCGTAGCACCTGACGAGGTCATACCGAAGTACGGCGCCGATGCGCTCCGCCTCTGGACTGCCTTAGCACCGCCCGGAGAGGATCACCCCTTCAAGTGGGAGACCGTTGATTACAACTACCGCTTCCTCCAGAAGGTCTGGAACATCTACCGCTTTGCCGAGAGACACCTGAGCGATTTCGACCCGAAGGAAGCTCCAGAGGAGCTTGAGCCACTCGATCGCTGGATACTCTCAAGGCTGCATCGCGTTATCAAGTTCGCCACCGAGGAGATGGAGCGCTACCGCTTCAACCTGCTCACGAGGGAGCTGATGACCTTCGTCTGGCACGAGGTGGCCGACGACTATATCGAGATGATCAAGTACCGCCTCTACGGCGACGACGAGGAGAGCAAGCTGAAGGCGAAAGCGGCACTCTACGAGCTGCTCTACAACGTCATGCTCCTCCTCGCCCCGCTGGCCCCGCACATAACCGAGGAGCTCTACCAGGAGATGTTCAAGGGCCACGTCGGTGCTAAGAGTGTGCACCTCCTTGAGTGGCCGAAGTACGACGAGGGCAGGATAAGCGAGGAGGCTGAGAAGCTCGGAGAGCTCGCCCGCGAGATAGTCGGCGCCATGAGGCGCTACAAGAACAGCCACGGCCTGGCACTGAACGCCAAGCTCAAACACGTGGCCATCTACGCCACCGATTCCTACGAAGCCCTGAAGGCCATAGAGAAGGACATCGCCGGAACCATGAACATCGAGAGGCTGGAGATAATCCAGGGCGAGCCGGAACTTGAGGAACGCATCACCGAGATAAAGCCCAACTTTAGGACGGTTGGCCCGCGCTACGGCAAGCTCGTGCCGAAGATCACCACCTACCTCAAGGAGAACGCGGAAGAAGTTGCAAGGGCCCTCAAGGAGACCGGAAAGGTTGAGTTTGAGGTCGAAGGCCAGAGGGTCGAGCTGGGCAAAGAGGACATTGTGCTCAGGAAGGCGGTGTTCAGCGAGGGCGAAGAGGTTGAAACGGCCGTAGTGGGAGACGCCGTTGTGGTGTTCTTCTGA
- the trm10 gene encoding tRNA (guanine(9)-/adenine(9)-N1)-methyltransferase, which translates to MKTLADLFREALREKGIESFGVLSKRFRKSKNKLQDVAVGIINGKGAIFRVPEKTAVAWDLNGNRVEGSYYAYAPLCMKEKFEPVLTPEELRSKLPEWPYFIIDLYHWDKHTQKEKGKVCLQVSQSYGLLRDYFTGKELAVTWANDEFKSMFHGPIDRITAYEGPTAEFLRERGIDEVVLLDPWAEETLSEKDFSVKAFIIGGIVDTGGNKKKTTPQIGEELENAGIKVRRRKIVLRGDIVGVPDRINRILGIILKMMVEGKSMDEAVYEFQEPLHARWRLRKELPKRAIRYKVNGKTYRVVEKELFHEYSKWLKIRWEDFVKVLRELDLIALERKRIHHLNKISNARIINGKAYRVILLKKAAMLCYNC; encoded by the coding sequence ATGAAGACGCTCGCCGACCTTTTCAGGGAAGCGCTGAGGGAGAAGGGGATCGAGAGCTTCGGGGTGCTCTCAAAGCGCTTCAGAAAGTCAAAGAACAAGCTTCAGGACGTGGCAGTGGGGATAATCAACGGAAAGGGGGCAATATTCCGCGTCCCGGAGAAGACGGCCGTTGCGTGGGACCTGAACGGCAACCGCGTCGAGGGCTCCTACTACGCCTATGCCCCCCTGTGCATGAAGGAGAAGTTCGAGCCTGTTCTGACACCCGAAGAGCTCCGTTCAAAGCTCCCTGAGTGGCCCTACTTCATAATCGACCTATACCACTGGGACAAGCACACCCAGAAAGAGAAGGGCAAGGTCTGCCTGCAGGTGAGCCAGAGCTACGGCCTGCTGAGGGACTACTTTACGGGAAAGGAGCTGGCCGTAACGTGGGCGAACGATGAGTTTAAATCCATGTTCCACGGCCCGATTGATAGGATAACCGCCTACGAAGGCCCAACGGCGGAGTTTTTGAGGGAGAGGGGCATTGATGAAGTCGTTCTCCTCGATCCCTGGGCGGAGGAAACCCTGAGCGAGAAAGACTTTAGCGTTAAGGCATTCATAATCGGCGGCATCGTTGACACCGGCGGGAACAAGAAGAAAACCACGCCCCAAATAGGCGAGGAGCTTGAGAACGCCGGAATAAAGGTCCGCAGGAGGAAGATAGTTCTTCGCGGCGACATTGTCGGCGTCCCCGACAGGATAAACCGCATCCTCGGCATAATTCTCAAGATGATGGTGGAAGGGAAGTCCATGGATGAAGCGGTTTACGAGTTCCAGGAGCCACTCCACGCGCGCTGGAGATTGAGAAAGGAACTCCCCAAGCGCGCGATCAGATACAAAGTGAACGGCAAGACCTACAGGGTGGTCGAGAAGGAGCTGTTCCATGAGTACTCCAAGTGGCTCAAAATCCGCTGGGAGGACTTCGTGAAGGTGCTGAGGGAACTCGACCTGATAGCGCTTGAGAGGAAGAGGATACACCACCTCAACAAAATCTCCAACGCGAGGATAATAAACGGGAAAGCCTATCGGGTGATACTCCTGAAGAAGGCCGCGATGCTGTGCTACAACTGTTAG
- the trm5b gene encoding tRNA (guanine(37)-N1)-methyltransferase Trm5b, giving the protein MLAVKVPKREAEKARRKLIELGVLAKGYAVRREGESVLFPVTEPVEGFELVEADFERVERRPHSYREVVEVPDEVRPLLPSSFDVIGDIAIIELPEELMSYGKAIGEAILKAHRHIKSVFAKGSKVSGEYRVRELVHLAGERRTETLHRENGIRLKLDVAKVYFSPRLATERMRIFEKTRPGEVIFDMFAGVGPYAMLLAKKAKLVFACDINPWAIRYLEENIRLNKVNNVVPVLGDVRKVAGRLKADRVIMNLPKFADRFLREAMLSVRDGGVVHYYGFGPEEDLFSEHEAKIKSTARELGFTVEFLEERKVRPYAPRQFNIAIDFRVMK; this is encoded by the coding sequence ATGCTCGCGGTCAAAGTTCCCAAACGAGAGGCAGAGAAGGCCAGAAGAAAGCTTATCGAACTCGGCGTCCTGGCGAAAGGATACGCCGTCAGAAGAGAGGGTGAGTCTGTGCTCTTCCCCGTCACAGAGCCAGTTGAGGGCTTTGAGCTCGTTGAGGCCGACTTTGAGAGGGTTGAGAGAAGGCCTCACAGCTACCGCGAGGTCGTTGAGGTTCCGGACGAGGTTAGACCGCTCCTCCCGAGCTCCTTCGACGTAATCGGTGACATAGCGATAATCGAGCTACCGGAAGAGCTGATGTCCTATGGAAAAGCTATCGGAGAGGCCATCCTGAAGGCTCACAGGCACATAAAGTCCGTCTTCGCCAAGGGGAGCAAGGTTTCCGGGGAATACCGTGTAAGGGAGCTCGTTCACCTCGCCGGCGAGAGGAGAACTGAAACGCTCCACCGAGAGAACGGGATAAGGCTGAAGCTCGACGTTGCCAAAGTCTACTTCTCCCCCCGCCTTGCAACCGAGAGGATGAGGATTTTCGAGAAGACCCGGCCGGGGGAGGTTATATTTGATATGTTCGCCGGCGTCGGGCCTTACGCGATGCTTCTAGCTAAGAAAGCAAAGCTCGTCTTCGCCTGCGACATCAACCCATGGGCAATTCGCTACCTTGAGGAAAACATCAGGCTGAACAAAGTTAACAACGTCGTGCCTGTCCTCGGGGACGTGCGGAAGGTTGCCGGACGGCTCAAGGCCGACCGCGTGATAATGAACCTTCCCAAGTTTGCCGACCGCTTTTTGAGGGAGGCCATGCTGAGCGTTAGGGACGGGGGGGTTGTCCACTACTACGGCTTCGGCCCGGAGGAGGACCTGTTCTCAGAGCACGAGGCGAAGATTAAATCCACCGCGAGAGAGCTCGGCTTCACCGTCGAGTTCCTGGAGGAGAGGAAAGTCCGCCCCTACGCCCCGAGGCAGTTCAACATAGCGATCGACTTCAGAGTCATGAAGTAG
- a CDS encoding TldD/PmbA family protein, whose amino-acid sequence MEELIRYGEKFFDELEIAVYRSKDVSASVELNEISMASTRSGAVTIIRGIKDKRLGLAIVDSDEPAKIREAIEQAAKMARLNSPDEKWVSLPEPGKYREKPKPNYELKDASPDELVEMLVRGIKLAREKDEHVVVAGGEGGVSWEERQVVNSHGVDVSQEGGAAFLFLELVGRKGDVVTPGIFDFDAKRDLNLDVDGVVERAVQKVKWAYNVKASRNEEVPIILGPWAIAGLFSYALFPAFSGERLVKETTPLAGKVGENIASDVLTIYDDPFHELSIQPVIADGEGVPTRKNVLIENGTFKGFVWDNYWARIHGTESTGNGKRDLRTGGINIGFHSMVIENGKRSLEEVIAEIEHGYFVDGFQGAHSSNPDNGNFAVTANPAFLIEDGEVKGASVFLIAGNVYELLKSATEVTKEQTVMPFMTTIITPFIKFENVKIAGK is encoded by the coding sequence ATGGAGGAACTAATAAGGTACGGTGAGAAGTTTTTCGACGAGCTGGAGATCGCCGTTTACCGCTCCAAGGACGTCAGCGCAAGCGTCGAGCTGAACGAGATTTCAATGGCCTCCACGAGGAGTGGGGCCGTGACGATAATCCGCGGAATCAAGGACAAGCGCCTCGGTCTGGCGATAGTCGACAGCGACGAGCCGGCCAAGATAAGGGAAGCGATAGAGCAGGCGGCAAAGATGGCAAGGCTCAACAGCCCCGACGAGAAGTGGGTCTCCCTGCCTGAGCCAGGGAAGTACCGTGAGAAACCAAAGCCCAACTACGAGCTGAAGGACGCTTCGCCAGATGAACTCGTTGAAATGCTCGTCCGCGGCATAAAGCTCGCCCGCGAGAAGGACGAGCACGTTGTGGTTGCAGGCGGAGAGGGCGGCGTTTCGTGGGAGGAAAGGCAGGTTGTCAACTCCCACGGGGTAGATGTTTCCCAGGAGGGCGGTGCGGCGTTCCTGTTCCTGGAGCTGGTGGGCAGGAAGGGAGACGTTGTAACGCCCGGCATTTTTGACTTCGACGCGAAGCGCGACTTAAACCTCGACGTTGACGGGGTCGTTGAAAGGGCCGTCCAGAAGGTCAAGTGGGCCTACAACGTCAAGGCCAGCAGGAACGAGGAGGTTCCAATAATCCTCGGCCCGTGGGCGATAGCGGGTCTCTTCAGCTACGCCTTATTCCCTGCCTTCAGCGGTGAGCGTCTGGTTAAGGAAACGACACCGCTGGCAGGAAAGGTAGGGGAGAATATAGCCAGCGACGTGCTCACGATATACGACGACCCGTTCCACGAGCTCTCCATACAGCCCGTTATAGCCGACGGCGAGGGAGTGCCGACGAGGAAGAACGTCCTCATCGAGAACGGAACCTTCAAGGGCTTCGTCTGGGACAACTACTGGGCCAGGATTCACGGCACCGAGAGCACCGGAAACGGAAAGAGGGACCTGAGAACCGGCGGCATAAACATAGGCTTCCACAGCATGGTCATCGAGAACGGGAAGCGCTCGCTGGAGGAGGTCATAGCGGAAATCGAGCACGGCTACTTCGTGGACGGCTTCCAGGGTGCCCACTCAAGCAACCCCGACAACGGGAACTTCGCGGTAACGGCAAACCCTGCCTTCCTCATCGAGGACGGGGAGGTCAAAGGTGCCAGCGTTTTCCTCATAGCGGGCAACGTCTACGAACTGCTGAAGAGCGCCACCGAGGTAACGAAGGAGCAGACCGTAATGCCCTTCATGACCACCATCATAACGCCCTTCATCAAGTTCGAGAACGTGAAGATAGCGGGGAAGTGA
- a CDS encoding TldD/PmbA family protein, with translation MEALEKALRWGEENLKADYIELRYENLRKTTLALKDGVFTSFTGKLNRGVAIRVLADGAWGFASTSDLSNLERKIEEAYKLAKAAAETKTEKIELAEIKPVEDFVKSRMKVKPAEVDIEEKVTHLRELERLLKEDEAVKSVNVRYEDGGGQKILLTSEGTRIEWDYNYLYQGTYVTGKADGKLAMARDSIGAVDYGWELMTEHEPNEKVTERLLRKMHSQLKGVAPKRGEFPIVAGPIVVGIIAHEALGHLAEADLTINSPFKDLIGKQIAPEYVTMSERYVEGGFGNDRYDDEGVPVRDIRIIENGILKQIMLNREYAHKWNMEPNGHARAESYRYPPIIRMRNTIFEPGDHSFEELIEDIKFGYYVVDFRGGQAQLNSAFQVGVQEGYVIRNGEIAEPIRDTSITGVAIEALKKISAVGKDFGLEVGFCGKGQTAFVSSGGPHMRFDGGILIG, from the coding sequence ATGGAAGCGCTGGAGAAAGCCCTCCGCTGGGGGGAGGAAAACCTGAAAGCGGACTACATAGAGCTCCGCTACGAGAACCTGAGAAAGACGACCCTAGCCCTCAAAGACGGCGTTTTTACCAGTTTTACTGGAAAGCTGAACCGGGGCGTTGCGATAAGGGTCTTGGCCGATGGAGCATGGGGCTTCGCCTCGACAAGTGATTTAAGCAACCTTGAGAGGAAAATTGAGGAGGCCTACAAGCTGGCCAAAGCGGCAGCGGAGACCAAGACGGAAAAGATAGAGCTGGCCGAGATAAAGCCAGTGGAGGACTTCGTGAAGAGCAGGATGAAGGTCAAGCCGGCGGAAGTTGACATAGAGGAGAAGGTCACGCACCTCAGGGAGCTGGAGAGGCTCCTCAAGGAGGACGAGGCCGTCAAGAGCGTCAATGTCCGCTACGAGGACGGCGGTGGACAAAAAATCCTCCTCACCAGTGAGGGAACACGCATAGAGTGGGACTACAACTACCTCTACCAGGGAACCTACGTCACCGGAAAGGCGGACGGAAAGCTGGCCATGGCCAGGGACAGCATAGGTGCGGTGGACTACGGCTGGGAACTCATGACCGAGCACGAGCCCAATGAAAAGGTCACCGAGAGACTCCTCAGAAAGATGCACAGCCAGCTCAAGGGCGTTGCCCCGAAGCGCGGCGAGTTCCCGATTGTGGCCGGCCCGATAGTGGTTGGCATAATAGCGCACGAGGCTTTGGGCCACCTCGCCGAGGCCGACCTGACCATAAACTCGCCCTTCAAGGACCTCATCGGCAAGCAGATTGCTCCCGAATACGTCACGATGAGCGAGCGCTACGTTGAGGGCGGCTTTGGGAACGACCGCTATGATGACGAGGGCGTTCCTGTAAGGGACATCCGCATCATCGAGAACGGAATCCTCAAGCAGATAATGCTCAACCGCGAATACGCCCACAAGTGGAACATGGAGCCGAACGGCCATGCCAGAGCCGAGAGCTACCGCTACCCGCCGATAATCAGGATGAGGAACACGATTTTTGAACCCGGCGACCACTCCTTCGAGGAGCTCATCGAGGACATCAAGTTCGGCTACTACGTCGTTGACTTCCGCGGAGGCCAAGCTCAGCTCAACTCGGCATTCCAGGTTGGCGTGCAGGAGGGCTACGTCATCAGGAACGGCGAAATAGCGGAGCCGATAAGGGACACCTCAATTACCGGTGTTGCCATAGAGGCGCTGAAGAAGATAAGCGCTGTAGGAAAGGACTTCGGCCTTGAGGTCGGATTCTGCGGAAAGGGACAGACGGCCTTCGTCAGCTCAGGAGGCCCGCACATGCGCTTCGACGGAGGAATCCTCATCGGGTGA
- a CDS encoding cupin domain-containing protein, giving the protein MKAEIKNLIDRGTYRKLPLFEGELPEGSYAQIVEVKPGQTVKKHYHLHQYELFYIIDGQARLGIGETEYLAKPGDIFLVKPRTVHWVVNERDEPFRLFVVKLNYRGDDSVWLD; this is encoded by the coding sequence ATGAAGGCCGAAATCAAAAACCTCATAGACAGGGGCACCTATAGAAAGCTCCCGCTCTTCGAGGGTGAGCTTCCAGAGGGAAGCTACGCCCAGATAGTCGAGGTCAAGCCGGGGCAGACTGTTAAGAAGCACTACCACCTCCACCAGTACGAGCTGTTCTACATAATTGACGGCCAGGCAAGGCTCGGCATCGGCGAGACCGAGTACCTCGCAAAACCCGGGGACATCTTCCTCGTCAAGCCGAGGACCGTTCACTGGGTGGTCAACGAGCGTGACGAACCCTTCAGGCTCTTCGTGGTGAAGCTGAACTACCGCGGGGATGACTCCGTTTGGCTTGATTAG
- a CDS encoding type II toxin-antitoxin system RelE family toxin, translating to MVAWGYQVIISKDVVKNAKKYLKSGQRRKPAEFLKSLEENPFPKPPFDVKPVKGAKRGVTSTYRFRIGDYRLFYTVFWDEKIIIVTDLRPRERAYH from the coding sequence GTGGTAGCATGGGGCTATCAGGTCATAATCAGCAAAGATGTAGTTAAAAACGCAAAGAAGTACCTTAAATCTGGACAAAGAAGGAAACCGGCCGAGTTTCTTAAAAGTCTGGAAGAAAATCCATTTCCAAAGCCACCCTTCGATGTGAAGCCAGTTAAAGGAGCTAAGAGGGGAGTGACAAGTACCTATCGCTTCCGGATTGGTGACTACCGTCTTTTCTACACCGTCTTTTGGGACGAGAAAATAATAATAGTGACTGACCTAAGACCGAGGGAGAGGGCTTACCACTAA
- the cuyB gene encoding cysteate racemase, translated as MTERTIGILGGMGPLATAELFRRIVEKTPAKRDQDHPRIIIYNDPKIPDRTAFILGNGEDPRPALIKGAKKLESWGADFIIMPCNTAHFFADDIQRAIGIPLVSMVEATAERIAEMGLRKVGLLATDGTVKGLVYHRPLLRRGIGIAVPDGKDQELVMKAIYDGVKAGKLELGRGLLLEVAERLQPRVDGIIAGCTEVSVALRPGDLKVPLIDPLDVIAEKAVKLALGLEDL; from the coding sequence ATGACCGAGAGGACCATCGGCATCCTCGGCGGCATGGGGCCCCTGGCAACGGCCGAGCTCTTCAGGCGGATAGTCGAGAAGACTCCTGCAAAGAGGGACCAGGATCATCCAAGGATAATCATCTACAACGATCCTAAAATCCCGGACAGAACGGCCTTCATTCTGGGGAACGGGGAGGATCCGAGGCCGGCCCTGATCAAGGGCGCCAAAAAGCTCGAAAGCTGGGGAGCGGACTTCATAATAATGCCCTGCAACACCGCCCATTTCTTCGCCGACGACATCCAGAGGGCGATAGGAATTCCCCTCGTCAGCATGGTGGAAGCGACCGCCGAGAGGATAGCGGAGATGGGTCTCAGGAAGGTCGGGCTTCTCGCGACGGACGGTACGGTAAAGGGCTTAGTGTACCACCGTCCCCTTCTCAGGAGGGGAATAGGGATCGCGGTCCCCGATGGGAAGGACCAGGAACTCGTCATGAAGGCGATATACGATGGCGTGAAAGCCGGAAAACTGGAGCTTGGAAGGGGGCTCCTTCTTGAGGTGGCGGAGAGGCTCCAGCCCCGGGTTGATGGGATAATAGCCGGCTGCACCGAGGTCAGCGTTGCCCTGAGACCTGGAGACTTAAAGGTGCCCCTGATCGACCCGCTCGACGTGATAGCCGAGAAGGCGGTGAAGCTCGCCCTCGGCCTTGAGGACCTTTAA